In the genome of Etheostoma cragini isolate CJK2018 chromosome 5, CSU_Ecrag_1.0, whole genome shotgun sequence, the window ACcatctaaataaataatttaaagtggTGTCAATGTGTCCTCAAAGCTTGTTTTCTTGACAATAGAGATAACATAGAGGTAGAATAGAGGTTTTCTTGTGTCTATCTTCAAAGTAAAATGTCTGGGTGGCTAGCAGGTAGAAAATGCTCACCATAATGAAGATggtgttctgtgtttttaaggtAATCCTTGATTCTGCTGGACCATGGCTGGCAAGCAAGGTAGGCAGTGGAGGTCCATGTGCAAAGGCCTGGTTCTGGGTACCCTCCTAACCAGCTGCATGATCCTGCTGTACTGCCTCTCCTCTCCCCAGATCCACCTCAGTCTGCCTGAGTAAGACTCATCACACTAGTGTACATGCGTTCTCTAGAAAACATAATGTCACATTTATTCAGCAATTGCTGTATtttagagctgaaatgattggTAATAATAATTCAGGTCAATTTTcgataaacattttttttataatggacTCTCAAATGAGAtgttttgctgattttttttattttgtgtgagtACATTTCATTAGCGTCATCACGCATTTCTAACgtggatgtttttgtttgtgtagagTTCCAGTGCCTTACTCCTGTGCCCATCGTCCATCCCAGCTCCACCCCAAACCAACCAAAAACAGCTCACAACAAACCCCGGGTCAGACCTGCGCTCCTAGGGTGGATATCATGTTCATGAAGACCCACAAAACAGCCAGCAGCACCTTCCTCAACATCCTTTTTCGCTTTGGGGAGAAGCACCGGCTCAAATTTGCCTTCCCTGATAGCAGAAATGACTTCTTTTATCCATCTCTTTTCCAGCGCTCCCAGGTTAAAGACTACAGACCTGGGATGTGCTTCAATATTATCTGTAATCACATGCGCCTTAATGCACCCGAGGTGGCCAAGTTGCTACCCATGGACACTTCCTACATCACTATTCTGCGAGACCCTGCAGAGCTTTTTGAGTCATCCTTCCACTATTTTGGCCGGCTGGTGCCTTTTACCTGGAAGATACCAGGTGAAGATAAGCTGACTGAGTTTCTACGTGACCCCCATTACTACTTTGATCCACAGGGCTTCAACTCTTTCTACCTCAAGAATCTGCTGTTTTTCGACTTTGGACAGGACAACACTCTGGAGCTGGATGATCCGCAGGTAGAAGAGGTAATCAGATTCATTACTGAGCGTTTTCAGCTGGTCATGTTGGTGGAATACTTTGAGGAATCACTCATCCTTCTCAAGGATGCCCTCTGCTGGGAGTTGGACGACGTGCTCTTTTTCAAGCTTAACGCCCGTAAGGGATCCACTGTGTCTAAACTCACCCCTGAGCTGAGGGCCCGGGCTCTTGAGTGGAATGCTATTGACTGGAAGCTATACAAGCATTTCAACCAGACCTTTTGGAAAAAAGTAGATGCATACGGACGGCGGCAGATGGCTGAGGATGTGGCAGAGCTCAGGAGAAGGAACACGGAGATGGCATCCATCTGCATTGAGGGTGGTCATGCCGTAGAAGCTGGAAACATCCAAGAGACTGCCATGCAGCCCTGGCAGCCCATCGGACAGAAGTCCATCATGGGCTATAACCTGAAGAAGAACGTGGACAAGGCACATCGAAAGTTGTGCCGAAAGATGTTGACGCCAGAGCTTCAGTACTTAACAGAGCTAGGGGTTAACCTGTGGATCACCAAGTTGTGGGGCCATGTCCGAGATATCCTTAACTGGTGACTGGACATGTCCGCAAGGGGGCCAACTTATCTCTGACAGACTGTATTGTAAGAAGATGAATCTGACTGTGTGCCTGATAGAGTGAAAGGTTAAAAGGTTTCTGTAACATTTCAATTCTATGACCGGTCTTGTTTTGCCGAAATGTATCAACAGTGAGTTGTTTGCTTTTCATATGATTGTGTGCTGTAATGTATCTGATGGATGTTTGAGAAAAACACTTCACAATCTACAAATACTGAACCCCTTTCCTAAACGCAGATAAGACCTAGTATTGTCCTCCATGTTTGTTAGtcaattttccaaaatgtaaatgttcttaCTCTTAGATGTGAGCTTGTTTTATTAGAGCAGATGAGTGAACAATGAAGTTTGGATCTACTTTTTATAAGCTCTTTAATGgaataaagacaaacattttacCATCCCTGCCAACTTTAAAGGTTGTTTGGAGACACAGAAAGAACGGTACTTTGCTTTGAGCTTAACATTGTCTTTGTGTCCATCCCCCAAAGTTGAAACATTTGAGTTCTAAGAGACGAAAAGACCACTAAGGGCCAATGGACAGATGTGAAAATAGTGAATGTGAGTACTACATCCTACTTTACTGTCTGTGGAGGACAAAACcatccatatttttttttaaataggtgaACAAATACAGATGTTTCTAATGGCAAACATGTTCACATTCACAAGGAAACGATCATTTTGTCCCTATAGCTAgctattgtttttgttattaatcaCACCTGTGCAGTAACATGTCAAAAGGTCTGTCATGAAATGGGTCTGATCAATAATATGTAAAGGAATCAATGAATTAGAACATCACTATGC includes:
- the gal3st1a gene encoding galactosylceramide sulfotransferase, coding for MAGKQGRQWRSMCKGLVLGTLLTSCMILLYCLSSPQIHLSLPEVPVPYSCAHRPSQLHPKPTKNSSQQTPGQTCAPRVDIMFMKTHKTASSTFLNILFRFGEKHRLKFAFPDSRNDFFYPSLFQRSQVKDYRPGMCFNIICNHMRLNAPEVAKLLPMDTSYITILRDPAELFESSFHYFGRLVPFTWKIPGEDKLTEFLRDPHYYFDPQGFNSFYLKNLLFFDFGQDNTLELDDPQVEEVIRFITERFQLVMLVEYFEESLILLKDALCWELDDVLFFKLNARKGSTVSKLTPELRARALEWNAIDWKLYKHFNQTFWKKVDAYGRRQMAEDVAELRRRNTEMASICIEGGHAVEAGNIQETAMQPWQPIGQKSIMGYNLKKNVDKAHRKLCRKMLTPELQYLTELGVNLWITKLWGHVRDILNW